CGAAACGGGGACTGAACGAGAAAATATCATGAATGCCTATCGTGAATTTAAAAAAGTCGTTCCTTCAAAGGCAGAAGAAAAGACTTTGTTAAGAGAATTTGAAGAGGCAAGCGGTTACAGTAGTTATCATATTGTCAAAAGCGCGGAAAACGCCGCAAGCGGTGAAATGATAAAAGGAACGTTGAAATAATCAACGTTCCTTTTTCATACTTTCCCGATAATAACATCGTATACAGGTAGCAATTGTTCGACTGTTTCTTCCGCAAATGTGATGAA
This genomic window from Sporosarcina sp. Marseille-Q4063 contains:
- a CDS encoding UPF0223 family protein, whose translation is MEYSYPLRTDWATDEIIFVVAFYEVIEKAYETGTERENIMNAYREFKKVVPSKAEEKTLLREFEEASGYSSYHIVKSAENAASGEMIKGTLK